DNA sequence from the Candidatus Auribacterota bacterium genome:
CCAATCCAAGAAAAACATCGATTACTTTGGGTACGGTCTCACGGACAACCCTTCGAAAACGGTGCACCAGACGATGACCTCTTTCGGCTGCCTGATGGAGTGTTCGTTCTGCATGAATTCATTGATACATGGAAAATTCCGCCGCCGGAGCGTGTCTCATGTGATCAGCGAACTGGTGGATGCGAAACGCAATAATCCCAGTCTCAAAATGGTTTTTTTCTGGGATAACATATTCCAGGTCAACAAGAAATGGTGCCTCGATTTCGCCCGCGAGTACAGGGAAAAGGTGAATGTTCCTTTTTTTGCCTACTCTCACCCCCTCTGCACGGATGAGGAGACGCTCGTCGCGCTCAGGGAAGCGGGATGGAGCGTGACGGTGATGGGGATCCAGAGTGGAAGTTATTCGATCCGGAAGAAGCTCTACAACAGGAATGAAACGAATTCGCAGGTGATCAAGGCTGCCCAGAGGCTTGATGGACTGAGGAAGCTCACGCGCGCCACCAGCGTTTTCAGGATCTATTATGACTATGTGAAAAACAATGTTCTCGAGAAGAGAAACGATCTGAAGGAGAGTCTGGATCTGATTTTAAAGTTGCCGAAAAACTTTATTTTCCAGGCTTTCAATCTGTCGTTTTTTCCCAATTATCAGCTTACCAAGAGATATCTCGATGAGGGGCTTATATCCGATAAAGACATCGAGGGTAATATCTCCACCTCCGGCAATAGCTGGATCACCACCTATGATACAAAAAAGAAATATAAAGGCTCGCTCAAGATGCACGAGTACTATTACCTGCTCTTCTCCCTGGCACAATTCAAGATATTTCCAAATTCACTTGTGAGGAAGATAGAGCAAAGGGAGTTATTTTCGCACAATCTCCGTCCCCTCTACTGGCTTTGCAGGGCGGTGAGAGTCATCGATCTGTATTTCCGGCCATCCAACTATCGCTGGCTCCTGGCAATCCTCTGGATCGTTCCTCTCAGGATGAGGCTGCGACACCGCGCTTTTGTGCGCCTCGGCTAGTGTCTTATCTCAGGAATATCTCGTATATTTTTGTCATTGCGAGTGTAAGCGAAGCAATCCGACCCGAAGGGTCGTCCCGAGCGAAGCGAGGGATCTAAGATAGATCGCCACGCCCCGAATATTTCGGGGCTCGCGACGCCTCGCGGATTGCTTCGTCGCTTCGCTCCTCGCAATGACATAACTCTGTAAAGCTATCTAACCTGAATTATTCATCTGCGTGTTGTAGGGGTTCGATTCATCGAACCCAGGTTGAGAACGGTCTTGATAAAACTTGTCCTGTCGAAGACCCTGAGCGAAGTCGAAGGGACCTTGCCGAAGGATCAAGCCCCTACAATGCAATGTGTTACGATATATTTGGATAAGGTCAG
Encoded proteins:
- a CDS encoding cobalamin-dependent protein (Presence of a B(12) (cobalamin)-binding domain implies dependence on cobalamin itself, in one of its several forms, or in some unusual lineages, dependence on a cobalamin-like analog.) — translated: MNTTVLIALFHYESFAIRSLFSYLRSNDVPVSYIGFKRMRHKSTRTLKNEFIEMNDYHTEVTEEDISILIATLKKLNPSLVGIGVQSSHFKVAQRITKAIKENLNVPVVWGGAHPSIDPAGCIAHTDMVCVGEGFDALLDLSRKISEGTPYHDVKNLWVNTGDGIMKNDMRPLLADLDVLPAASYDAENKWYIDDGRLQSKKNIDYFGYGLTDNPSKTVHQTMTSFGCLMECSFCMNSLIHGKFRRRSVSHVISELVDAKRNNPSLKMVFFWDNIFQVNKKWCLDFAREYREKVNVPFFAYSHPLCTDEETLVALREAGWSVTVMGIQSGSYSIRKKLYNRNETNSQVIKAAQRLDGLRKLTRATSVFRIYYDYVKNNVLEKRNDLKESLDLILKLPKNFIFQAFNLSFFPNYQLTKRYLDEGLISDKDIEGNISTSGNSWITTYDTKKKYKGSLKMHEYYYLLFSLAQFKIFPNSLVRKIEQRELFSHNLRPLYWLCRAVRVIDLYFRPSNYRWLLAILWIVPLRMRLRHRAFVRLG